The Rutidosis leptorrhynchoides isolate AG116_Rl617_1_P2 unplaced genomic scaffold, CSIRO_AGI_Rlap_v1 contig455, whole genome shotgun sequence DNA window AGATTGTTTATGGAAATTTAATATTTTCCTATATTGGCTATATTGGCAGGTACAAGAAGGAAATATATGAGCTAGTGAAAAAGAGGACAGAGGAAGATGATAACATAAACGAGGTAATCAACAATTTCTTGAGGAACAATTTTACGTCCTATGAATGTAGTCGTTGAGCAATTTTTTTTGCATGATTCATTAGCTAGCTTTTTGGCATCTCATTTACATACGTCTTATGGAATATCACCGTTTAAAATGGTTTTTTGTGCTGAAACTTCATCTAAATGCTTCAGTGTCTGTTGAAAATTTCTTTCAATGTGATTGCGGGTTGTCATTGCACAAACATGTCTTAATTGACTTCTTATCTAGAAATTTCCTATTAAGATGGCACTTGTGATTGAGTAAGAAGGATAGGAGTGATCACTTATCTCTTCTGACTTTTAGTGGTTCGTATTTTTTGCAACTTTTTAATGATTGTGTGTCATGCTCTCTGCTTTTCTGTTGGGGAGCAGTATAGGATGCCAGATGCTTATGATCAGGATGGAGGTGTTAGTCAGGAAAAGAGGTTTGCTGTTGCTATGCAACGGTATAGGTAAGTCCCAGGGGAGCATAACAAGTCATGAAAATATCTTATGCAATAAGAAATAACCAAATTTTTCCTAGCATGTTATTGGATCTTTCTGAATGATACGCTCTTATCATGTAGTTATCTATTTGCTACCTATTTTTCACAGGGATACAGCTGCTGTAGAAAAAATGAACCCATTTGCTGAACAGGAAGCTTGGGAAGATTACCAAATTGGTTTGTCATTTTAGATTTTTTGATTTGTGTACATTAAAGCAAGCAGCAGTGAGTAAGCACCATCCTTGACGAGTGTATCATTTTATAGAAAAGCAACATTGAAATATGGATCAAAAAACAAAAAACAAGCTGATGATTATCAGTAAGTACTCATTATTCTACATATCGTTTCTGTATAGATAAGAGCATTATTAACCAATGTCACTGGTATATGTCCAGGTTTGTCTTTGAGGATCAAATCGAGTTCATCAAGTCATCAGTGATGGATGGTGAAAATGTATGTCCCTGATCCCTGTTACTTGCAAATTATGTCTTACGTACAATTTCCTTATTTATATTGTGATTGGTGAAATTTCTATTCATCATATTCCTCTGCTTCTATGCAGATTGGTGATGGACCATTGGATGAGTCACTTGATAGCTCTAAGGCAAAAATCAGAGCTGGAGAAGCTTCAGGTATGCATTTCATTTTTCAGTTGTTGCTTGGGATATTGACAAGAAAACAAGCCGCAAGATGGACTTTTAGATAGAAATAGTTTCTTTACTACCTGTACGTTATTTTATGAAAATGTGTGCTGAATTCAGGATGAAGTGatattaacttttatgatttttgcAGTCAGTTATACCATAGTTTGTCACAGTGATTTTTTATTTCACATTGATCCTTATTTCCCTAGTGACTAAAGCTCTCATGCTCTTCTCACTTTCCAttctgtgttttttttttttttccctcacTCAGGCAGACAGGAAAACATTACCAATTTTTCCATATCGAGAGCAACTACTACAAGCTATTAATGATCATCAAGTTCTTGTTATTGTTGGAGAAAACTGGTTCAGGAAAGACCACGCAGATTCCCCAATACCTTCATGAAGCTGGTTTCACAAAGCGTGGAATGGTAAACTTTACTCGTTGTTATGCTTGTGAATTTGCACATTATTGTTTCTGGTATATTTTTTCTTGTTATGCTCGTTGTTTACTTTCTGTTAAATTTCCTACAGTATACTTAACGCGACAAATGAATAACCTCTTTTTTCCACATGGATGGATTAGATTAGTGATACTTAAGTGGGCAGAACTCTTCAATATCTGAACGTTTGGCTCATGAACAACCTTCTTTGCATGACTCTGAATTTATATATGGCAcatcttttatttttcttttgttattTGAATAATATGAGAATTTATAGATAACGTTTTTCCCCATTTACTTCAAGATTGGGTGTACACAACCACGGCGTGTTGCCGCGATGAGTGTTGCCGCAAGAGTTTCTCAAGAAATGGGGGTCAAGCTTGGACATGAGGTTTATATCTTTGTTACTTGTTCTACGCATTTGCTTACACTCTTGTTTTACTTGACCAATTCATTAATTTGATTATTTATGACTCTTCTTGTCTATCATCCAATAGAATGAATGATTTACAATATAATTTTTTGTTGACAATCTTATGTCATCACAGGTTGGTTATTCCATTCGTTTCGAGGATTGTACCTCAGAAAGACTGTCCTCAAATATATGACAGACGGAATGCTTTTACGAGAATTTCTTGGCGAACCAGATCTGGCCAGCTACAGGTAAGTCGTCGATGTTTTGTTGAATTGGTTGCATTATTTTACTGATTGGTTGTGTAATATTTGTAGTGTGATCATGGTGGATGAGGCTCACGAAAGAACTTTGTCTACAGACATCCTGTTTGGATTGGTAAAGGTATAGAAATTCTCCTACTTTCAGTGTGGTTTTGCATATTTACCCTGAAGCTGCAGATGTTTGTCTCCTAACCATTGTTGGTGGTAAGGACAATGTTAGGAATGAATAGTTTATGGTGATGCCATCACCAGGGTTCTTATCTAGTTTGTGTTTATTGTAGGATATTGCTCGGTTCCGGCCAGATCTGAAGTTGTTGATATCAAGTGCAACTTTAGATGCAGAAAAATTCAGTAATTATTTCGATTTCGCTCCCATTTTCAAAATTCCTGGGAGGAGGTTTCCAGTTGAAATTCATTACACCAAAGCTCCTGAGGCTGATTACTTAGATGCAGCCATTGTTACTGCACTCCAAATCCACGTTACTCAGTCACCTGGAGATATTTTGGTTTTCCTCACTGGTCAAGAGGAAATCGAGACGGCGAAGAGGTGATGAAACACCGTATTCGTGGGCTGGGCACTAAAATTGCAGAACTTATAATATGTCCTATATATGCAAACCTTCCGACTGAGTTGCAAGCTAAATATTTGAACCCACTCCCGAAGGAGCTCGTAAGGTTGTGCTTGCAACAAACATTGCAGAAACCTCATTAACTATCGATGGGATCAAGTATGTTATTGATCCAGGATTCTGCAAAATGAAGTCGTATAACCCAAGGACGGGAATGGAATCCCTCCTCATCACTCCCGTTTCTAAAGCTTCTGCCAATCAACGAGCTGGACGATCTGGAAGGACAGTCCTGGGAAGTGTTTCCGCTTGTATACGGCATATAATTATTACAATGACTTGGACGATAATACTGTACCAGAAATACAGCGGACAAACTTGCAAGTGTCGTGCTTGCTTTAAAGAGTCTTGGTATTCATGATTTGCTGAGTTTTGATTTCATGGACCCACCACCATCTGAAGCCCTTCTAAAAGCTTTGGAGCTTCTTTTTGCGCTTAGTGCACTAAATAAACTTGGTGAGTTGACTAAGGTGGGTAGAAGAATGGCTGAGTTCCCTCTTATCCCATGCTCTCCAAAATGATAGTTGCTTCCGAGAAGTATCAGTGTGCCGATGAGATCATCTCGGTTGCTGC harbors:
- the LOC139883808 gene encoding LOW QUALITY PROTEIN: pre-mRNA-splicing factor ATP-dependent RNA helicase DEAH1-like (The sequence of the model RefSeq protein was modified relative to this genomic sequence to represent the inferred CDS: inserted 7 bases in 7 codons; deleted 2 bases in 2 codons), with product MASDASLRKWVSDKLMELLGYSNSAVVQYVIRLSKTASSWNEVHSKLKEVDLPSSDDTKAFAKEIFSRVPRKASGLSAYQIQEQEAAMLAKKQNRYTLVMPDDDEDDDDGGVDKKRFRKKIESEDNDDVDEDEANARADSGRSAKRRNTYDEDDSDSEDERLRDQKEREELEEHLRERDAAGTKKLTEQKLSRKEEEEAIRRSKALENNELEALRKVSRQEYLKKRELKKLEELRDDIEDEQYLFEGVKLSEAEERELRYKKEIYELVKKRTEEDDNINEYRMPDAYDQDGGVSQEKRFAVAMQRYRDTAAVEKMNPFAEQEAWEDYQIGLKATLKYGSKNKKQADDYQFVFEDQIEFIKSSVMDGENIGDGPLDESLDSSKAKSELEKLQADRKTLPIFPYREQLLQAINDHQVLVIVGETGSGKTTQIPQYLHEAGFTKRGMIGCTQPRRVAAMSVAARVSQEMGVKLGHEVGYSIRFEDCTSXKTVLKYMTDGMLLREFLGEPDLASYSVIMVDEAHERTLSTDILFGLVKDIARFRPDLKLLISSATLDAEKFSNYFDFAPIFKIPGRRFPVEIHYTKAPEADYLDAAIVTALQIHVTQSPGDILVFLTGQEEIETXEEVMKHRIRGLGTKIAELIICPIYANLPTELQAKXFEPTPEGARKVVLATNIAETSLTIDGIKYVIDPGFCKMKSYNPRTGMESLLITPVSKASANQRAGRSGRTXPGKCFRLYTAYNYYNDLDDNTVPEIQRTNXASVVLALKSLGIHDLLSFDFMDPPPSEALLKALELLFALSALNKLGELTKVGRRMAEFPLXPMLSKMIVASEKYQCADEIISVAAMLSIGNSIFYRPMDKQVHADKARMNFHTGNVGDHIALLKVYNSWKETNFSTQXCYENYIQVRSMKRARDIRDQLEGLLERVEIELTSNMNDLEAIKKAITSGFFPHSARLQKNGSYRTVKHAQTVHIHPSSGLAEALPRWVIYHELVLTTKEYMRQ